The following are from one region of the Oryzias latipes chromosome 12, ASM223467v1 genome:
- the c6 gene encoding complement component C6 isoform X1, which produces MSPSNSLVLLLQLLSCVSVGLACFCDRYPWTSWSPCTQTCNHGVQNRRRQIHYDDYYWKNSCHQLCDSQDVRACNEQPCHINCALTDYSQWSPCSSCAKKQYRTRSVETPSQFGGMQCSEELSEERPCYPSKECKLPDIDCRENFKCDNGRCINSTLRCNKQNDCGDNSDERDCNAFSIVCPTKRQPAPGVDLVGNGFDALAEEPRGAVLDNMFMGENCIIKRPQSTTLYHRVPYNFESFDIKVGMVEDFSTEPQPLHSESVSTKRSGSSSYSRGEKDFLSVLLYLGRGSGSTVQSNKEAFEASKKTDSKFFRVHQVLPVSKFKVKEPEDVVLSQTFLQFLHDLPLEYNYPRYRDIFQRFGTHYYSSGSLGGHYDLLYQYSRQELITSGETEEHVQGCLFKETTWTVILYTEHSSVTRCRNNRMTEKYSGSYIQSSEKSFSMVKGGQAREAAALAWERQGPAPDRTSYKNWAKSVLHNPAVVDYKLRPLIELVRGIPCAATKRRHLRKALLQYLQEFDTCKCAPCPNNARPVLSGTECKCVCQTGTFGTNCEKRAPDFTSEAVDGYWSCWGPWSSCGVTMRRSRSRRCDNPSPLKGGEPCQGPDKQVEPCHVSLFEKQDSCDNDDDFTVGWRDELPPGVKGCLRPQRPPNSFLRIAKPYYDVGEDEEFRCFTGFELEGFQFINCRSDGSWSPPSGRCYRNYCDPPQIPDTMTLFPISEAYKVGESVGLNCKEPGLTPLPQGFYKCTSSLTWEPPVPADLRCTDVVPVGPGGPCGPGQKQQGSRCVCEDRESCLSEPDALCVLNVDLGFSVSMSLCSFYAGRCHGDPLFFVSEGACDPEDSSKLEQAKFRAQMCSKSSVHTPCGPDTCYDWETCSATKQCSCKKPRECAGYEGQMFCVRMSVSQSTLSVNLCQMGLIRCNNRAFEIVSEGACASR; this is translated from the exons ATGTCTCCTTCAAACAGcttggtgctgctgctgcagctgctcagcTGTGTCTCAGTTGGTCTGGCCTGTTTCTGTGATCGGTACCCCTGGACCTCCTGGTCCCCCTGCACCCAGACCTGCAACCATGGTGTCCAGAACAGACGCAG GCAGATCCACTACGACGATTATTACTGGAAGAACAGCTGCCATCAGCTGTGTGACAGTCAAGATGTTCGAGCGTGTAACGAGCAGCCGTGCCACATCAACTGCGCCCTGACGGATTACAGCCAATGGTCTCCGTGTTCATCCTGCGCCAAAAAACAG TACCGGACCCGGTCTGTCGAGACACCATCCCAGTTTGGAGGAATGCAGTGCAGTGAGGAGCTGTCAGAAGAAAGGCCCTGCTACCCCTCCAAAGAGTGCAAGTTACCAGATATTGACTGCAGAGAGAACTTCAAGTGTGACAATG GACGCTGCATCAACTCAACTCTAAGATGCAACAAACAGAATGACTGCGGAGATAACTCTGATGAGAGGGACTGTAATGCATTCAGCATTGTGTGTCCCACCAAGAGACAGCCAGCCCCCGGTGTTGACCTGGTGGGAAATGG GTTTGATGCTCTTGCAGAGGAACCAAGAGGGGCAGTGTTGGACAATATGTTCATGGGAGAAAACTGCATCATCAAGAGGCCTCAGAGCACAACTTTGTACCACAGAGTTCCTTACAACTTTGAGAGCTTCGACATTAAG GTTGGAATGGTGGAGGACTTCAGCACGGAGCCACAGCCTCTGCACAGCGAGTCCGTCAGCACAAAGAGGAGCGGCTCGTCATCATACTCcagaggagaaaaggacttCCTCTCCGTCCTTCTATACCTCGGCAGAGGAAGTGGGTCAACCGTTCAGTCCAACAAAGAAGCTTTTGAGGCATCAAAGAAAACA GACTCCAAGTTTTTCCGAGTGCATCAGGTCCTTCCAGTGTCCAAATTTAAGGTGAAAGAGCCGGAGGATGTGGTCCTCTCCCAGACCTTCCTTCAGTTCCTTCATGACCTTCCTCTTGAGTACAACTACCCCCGATACAGAGACATCTTCCAACGCTTTGGGACACATTACTACAGCTCTGGAAGTTTGGGGGGCCACTATGACCTGCTGTACCAGTACAGTCGGCAGGAACTCATCACTTCAG GTGAAACGGAGGAACATGTCCAAGGTTGCCTGTTCAAGGAGACCACCTGGACGGTCATCCTCTACACTGAACACAGTAGTGTGACCCGCTGCCGCAACAACCgaatgacagaaaaatattCAG GCTCATACATTCAGTCATCAGAGAAGTCCTTCTCCATGGTGAAAGGAGGTCAAGCCAGAGAGGCAGCAGCCCTGGCCTGGGAGAGACAGGGACCTGCCCCGGACCGAACTTCCTACAAGAACTGGGCAAAGTCTGTACTTCACAACCCTGCTGTGGTTGATTATAAG CTGCGTCCACTAATAGAGCTGGTGCGAGGAATCCCCTGTGCAGCCACGAAGAGGAGGCACCTGAGGAAGGCGCTCCTGCAGTACCTGCAGGAGTTTGACACATGCAAGTGTGCCCCCTGTCCTAACAACGCCAGGCCGGTTCTGTCCGGGACAGAATGCAAGTGTGTTTGTCAGACTGGGACCTTTGGTACCAACTGTGAGAAACGGGCTCCTGACTTCACATCAG AGGCGGTGGACGGATACTGGAGCTGCTGGGGGCCATGGAGCAGCTGTGGAGTCACCATGAGGAGAAGTCGGAGTAGGCGGTGTGACAATCCCTCTCCGCTAAAAGGAGGAGAACCATGTCAGGGTCCAGACAAACAGGTGGAGCCATGCCACGTCTCCCTGTTTGAAAA GCAAGACTCCTGTGACAATGATGACGATTTCACTGTGGGCTGGAGGGACGAGCTGCCCCCCGGTGTGAAGGGCTGTCTGAGACCTCAGAGACCCCCCAATAGTTTCCTCAGG ATAGCCAAACCGTACTACGATGTTGGTGAGGATGAGGAGTTCAGGTGTTTCACAGGATTTGAGCTGGAAGGTTTTCAGTTCATCAACTGTCGTTCTGATGGAAGCTGGTCTCCACCAAGTGGGAGGTGTTACC gGAACTACTGTGATCCTCCTCAAATCCCTGACACCATGACGCTGTTCCCCATCAGCGAGGCCTACAAAGTTGGGGAGTCTGTGGGTTTGAACTGTAAAGAGCCTGGTTTGACGCCGCTGCCTCAGGGCTTCTACAAATGCACCAGCAGTCTGACCTGGGAGCCGCCGGTACCCGCTGACCTGCGCTGCACCGACG TGGTTCCGGTGGGTCCTGGTGGTCCGTGTGGCCCGGGGCAGAAGCAGCAGGGATCcagatgtgtgtgtgaggaTCGAGAAAGCTGCTT atcTGAACCCGATGCTCTCTGTGTGCTGAATGTAGACCTCGGCTTCTCTGTTTCAATGTCCCTCTGCTCCTTCTACGCCGGCCGTTGCCACGGCGACCCACTGTTCTTTGTCAGCGAGGGTGCATGTGATCCAGAAGATTCGTCCAAACTAGAGCAGGCAAAGTTCAGAGCCCAGATGTGCTCGAAGAGCTCCGTTCACACTCCCTGTGGACCGGACACCTGCTACGACTGGGAGACCTGCTCAG CTACAAAGCAGTGTTCCTGCAAAAAGCCTCGTGAGTGTGCCGGATATGAAGGGCAGATGTTCTGCGTGAGGATGTCGGTGAGCCAAAGCACCCTCTCCGTGAACCTCTGTCAGATGGGCCTCATCAGGTGTAACAACAGAGCATTTGAGATTGTTAGTGAAGGCGCCTGTGCCAGCAGATGA